From Corvus moneduloides isolate bCorMon1 chromosome 2, bCorMon1.pri, whole genome shotgun sequence, one genomic window encodes:
- the CXADR gene encoding coxsackievirus and adenovirus receptor isoform X1: protein MELPPPPALLLAVSLVLLYSAGLTRSLTITSVDQSMFEKAQGEKVTLPCTFELSEEDEGPLDIEWVLIPADNQKREQIIIMYAVDRVYNHYYASMTGRMQFTNLDPKSGDGSLDILNLKAADTGTYQCKVKKAPGVQSKKIQLTVLVKPARTKCSIEGSQEIGKDVTLKCVSQEGSPLLSYDWRRVSGTHELPATSVLNKNTGELLLKNASREYSGTYNCVASNRVGTDECSVELNVTPPVNTAGIIAGAIIGTLLGLAVLCSLIFCCCKKHREKKYEKEVHHDIREDVPPPKSRSSTARSYIGSNRSSLGSMSPSNMEGYTKTPYSQVPSEDFERAPPQTPAFAPSKVAAPNLSRMGAVPVMIPAQSKDGSIV from the exons GTCTAACAAGAAGCCTAACTATAACTTCAGTTGACCAGTCAATGTTTGAAAAAGCACAAGGAGAGAAAGTTACGTTGCCGTGTACTTTTGAACTCTCGGAAGAAGATGAAGGCCCACTAGATATCGAGTGGGTATTGATACCAGCAGATAATCAAAAGAGGGAGCAAATA ataATTATGTATGCTGTAGACAGGGTTTATAATCATTATTATGCTTCTATGACTGGGCGAATGCAGTTTACAAATCTTGATCCCAAATCTGGTGATGGTTCATTGGATATCCTGAATTTAAAGGCAGCAGACACTGGCACATACCAGTGCAAAGTGAAGAAGGCTCCTGGagttcaaagcaaaaaaatacagttgaCTGTACTTG TAAAGCCAGCAAGGACCAAATGTTCCATTGAAGGATCACAGGAGATCGGAAAAGACGTTACCTTGAAATGTGTGTCACAAGAAGGATCCCCACTTCTGTCTTATGACTGGAGGAGAGTATCTGGCACACACGAACTTCCTGCCACTTCTGTGCTGA ATAAAAATACAGGGGAACTTCTTCTGAAAAATGCCTCTCGAGAGTATTCTGGTACATACAACTGTGTGGCCTCAAACAGAGTTGGCACGGATGAATGTTCTGTTGAGCTGAATGTCACCCCTC CCGTAAATACAGCTGGTATAATTGCTGGAGCTATTATAGGAACCCTGCTGGGTCTCGCTGTACTGTGTTCTCTCATCTTCTGTTGCTGTAAGaagcacagagagaagaaatatgAGAAAGAAGTACATCATGATATCAG agAAGATGTTCCACCTCCAAAAAGTCGCAGTTCAACAGCTCGCAGCTACATTGGCAGCAATCGTTCTTCCCTGGGCTCAATGTCTCCCTCCAACATGGAAGGATATACCAAAACTCCATATAGCCAAGTCCCAAGTGAAGACTTTGAACGTGCTCCTCCTCAGACCCCAGCCTTTGCACCTTCAAAGGTAGCTGCACCTAATTTAAGTAGAATGGGAGCTGTTCCTGTGATGATTCCAGCACAAAGCAAAGATGGGTCGATagtataa
- the CXADR gene encoding coxsackievirus and adenovirus receptor isoform X2 translates to MELPPPPALLLAVSLVLLYSAGLTRSLTITSVDQSMFEKAQGEKVTLPCTFELSEEDEGPLDIEWVLIPADNQKREQIIIMYAVDRVYNHYYASMTGRMQFTNLDPKSGDGSLDILNLKAADTGTYQCKVKKAPGVQSKKIQLTVLVKPARTKCSIEGSQEIGKDVTLKCVSQEGSPLLSYDWRRVSGTHELPATSVLNKNTGELLLKNASREYSGTYNCVASNRVGTDECSVELNVTPPVNTAGIIAGAIIGTLLGLAVLCSLIFCCCKKHREKKYEKEVHHDIREDVPPPKSRSSTARSYIGSNRSSLGSMSPSNMEGYTKTPYSQVPSEDFERAPPQTPAFAPSKYDIAHKIGDITVV, encoded by the exons GTCTAACAAGAAGCCTAACTATAACTTCAGTTGACCAGTCAATGTTTGAAAAAGCACAAGGAGAGAAAGTTACGTTGCCGTGTACTTTTGAACTCTCGGAAGAAGATGAAGGCCCACTAGATATCGAGTGGGTATTGATACCAGCAGATAATCAAAAGAGGGAGCAAATA ataATTATGTATGCTGTAGACAGGGTTTATAATCATTATTATGCTTCTATGACTGGGCGAATGCAGTTTACAAATCTTGATCCCAAATCTGGTGATGGTTCATTGGATATCCTGAATTTAAAGGCAGCAGACACTGGCACATACCAGTGCAAAGTGAAGAAGGCTCCTGGagttcaaagcaaaaaaatacagttgaCTGTACTTG TAAAGCCAGCAAGGACCAAATGTTCCATTGAAGGATCACAGGAGATCGGAAAAGACGTTACCTTGAAATGTGTGTCACAAGAAGGATCCCCACTTCTGTCTTATGACTGGAGGAGAGTATCTGGCACACACGAACTTCCTGCCACTTCTGTGCTGA ATAAAAATACAGGGGAACTTCTTCTGAAAAATGCCTCTCGAGAGTATTCTGGTACATACAACTGTGTGGCCTCAAACAGAGTTGGCACGGATGAATGTTCTGTTGAGCTGAATGTCACCCCTC CCGTAAATACAGCTGGTATAATTGCTGGAGCTATTATAGGAACCCTGCTGGGTCTCGCTGTACTGTGTTCTCTCATCTTCTGTTGCTGTAAGaagcacagagagaagaaatatgAGAAAGAAGTACATCATGATATCAG agAAGATGTTCCACCTCCAAAAAGTCGCAGTTCAACAGCTCGCAGCTACATTGGCAGCAATCGTTCTTCCCTGGGCTCAATGTCTCCCTCCAACATGGAAGGATATACCAAAACTCCATATAGCCAAGTCCCAAGTGAAGACTTTGAACGTGCTCCTCCTCAGACCCCAGCCTTTGCACCTTCAAAG TATGACATCGCACACAAGATTGGTGACATAACAGTGGTATAA